From the Flavobacteriales bacterium genome, the window AGCGCCATCGATGCGGTACCCGATTTCCAGCATCAATTCGGAACGGGCGAACTTTCTGAGGCTTTCCAGATGATCGCCAAGACCATCGCGGCCAGAGAGACGCTCGGTTTCCAACGCCAGATCTTCTTTGTCAATTTCGGAGGTTGGGACCATCACGATGAGGTATTGGAGAACCAGGCTGGAATGCTGGCCGAGGTCAGTACGGCACTGGGAGATCTGAATGCAGCCTTGGAAGAATTGAGCGTGCAGGACTGCGTGACCACTTTCACCATCTCTGATTTCGCTCGTACCCTTACCTCTAATGGGAATGGGACCGACCACGCTTGGGGAGGTAATATGAT encodes:
- a CDS encoding DUF1501 domain-containing protein, yielding SAIDAVPDFQHQFGTGELSEAFQMIAKTIAARETLGFQRQIFFVNFGGWDHHDEVLENQAGMLAEVSTALGDLNAALEELSVQDCVTTFTISDFARTLTSNGNGTDHAWGGNMMVMGGANLNGGRLYGTYPSLELGFGNPLDLSDGVLIPTTAATEYMAELGSWFGVSGSQLDEIFPTLQNFYDTTSPDLPIGFLNL